A single genomic interval of Hydractinia symbiolongicarpus strain clone_291-10 chromosome 8, HSymV2.1, whole genome shotgun sequence harbors:
- the LOC130655883 gene encoding uncharacterized protein LOC130655883 has protein sequence MMEDKVTVDLDMALAWSVSAKNSLKNVNGYSQNQLVFGFNPNLPNCDNAKLPALEGKTSSEIVATNLNAMNAARKTFIQSESAEKVRRALRHQTRTSGDDRFETGDKVFYKRNTSNAWKGPGSVIGQDDKQVLIKHGSSYVRVHPCRIQRDTGFSLIDATPIESCRNKPITSLTDTDNPVNEEVVGDGDSDDSAENSDIDLQNFQSDEPERRDAIRKERQVASDEINDINNLTNSISRLSLDVTNSDTQDQKWFDGSVKPKAKSFVKYKFKDCDTVKDVEIISKGGKATGKYKSYLNIQDVDSNSLSCVDWEEIESWQPINTEEALLSQVKFADSDVLNAKIDEKVYENVENHGQKALSVRWVVTEKILNGKKKMKARLVARGFEEIDNDILKDSPTCSKESLRLILTLIAYNNWRCSSIDIKSAFLQGKEIERTVYLKPPKEADNGNSLWKLKKCIYGLVDASRCWYLRVKEELINLNVSVSKSDPAIFYWHHGQQLSGVMATHVDDFCWGGNEDFIENVIEPLQRVFLVGSECSTVFPYLGLSLNQHSDFTIQINQNAYVEEIEPIEIEKERMGKKNYPLNENEIREFRALIGRLCWLSRQTRPDIKSVN, from the coding sequence ATGATGGAGGATAAAGTTACAGTCGATTTAGACATGGCACTAGCCTGGTCAGTGAGTGCCAAAAATTCCCTGAAAAATGTCAATGGCTACAGTCAGAATCAACTTGTTTTTGGATTCAACCCAAATCTTCCGAACTGCGATAATGCGAAGTTACCAGCTTTAGAAGGAAAGACTTCCAGTGAGATTGTTGCAACAAATCTAAATGCTATGAACGCTGCACGAAAGACATTCATACAAAGTGAATCAGCAGAAAAGGTTAGAAGAGCATTAAGGCATCAAACAAGAACGTCAGGTGATGATAGATTTGAAACTGGGGACAAGGTATTTTACAAAAGAAACACAAGCAATGCTTGGAAAGGCCCAGGTAGTGTCATAGGACAGGATGACAAACAGGTTTTAATAAAACATGGCAGTTCGTATGTCCGTGTGCACCCTTGTCGTATCCAAAGAGACACAGGCTTTTCTCTGATTGATGCTACTCCCATAGAAAGTTGCAGAAATAAACCAATAACATCTTTAACCGACACCGATAATCCTGTGAATGAAGAAGTAGTAGGTGATGGAGATAGTGATGACAGTGCTGAAAATTCTGATATTGATTTGCAGAACTTCCAAAGTGATGAACCAGAAAGAagggatgccattagaaaggagAGACAAGTTGCATCAGATGAAATTAATGATATAAATAATCTAACCAATAGCATAAGTCGACTTTCCTTAGATGTAACAAACAGTGACACACAAGACCAAAAGTGGTTTGATGGTTCCGTTAAACCCAAAGCTAAGTCATTTGTAAAGTATAAGTTCAAGGACTGTGATACAGTTAAAGATGTGGAAATTATATCAAAAGGTGGTAAAGCAACTGGAAAATATAAATCCTATTTGAATATACAAGATGTAGATAGTAATTCATTGTCATGTGTTGATTGGGAGGAAATTGAAAGTTGGCAGCCAATAAACACAGAAGAGGCACTTCTTTCGCAAGTAAAATTTGCAGATTCAGACGTCTTGAATGCTAAAATTGACGAAAAGGTTtatgaaaatgttgaaaacCATGGACAAAAGGCATTGTCTGTGAGATGGGTTGTGACTGAGAAAATACTGAATGGGAAGAAAAAGATGAAAGCCAGATTAGTTGCACGGGGCTTCGAGGAGATAGATAATGACATTTTAAAAGACTCCCCAACTTGCTCGAAGGAAAGCTTGCGTTTGATACTCACCctcattgcttacaataattggaGGTGCAGTTCTATTGATATCAAATCTGCATTTTTACAAGGAAAGGAAATTGAAAGAACTGTTTACCTAAAACCTCCAAAAGAAGCTGATAATGGAAATTCTTTGTGGAAGCTTAAGAAATGCATTTATGGTTTGGTGGATGCTTCTCGCTGTTGGTATTTGCGTGTAAAAGAAGAGCTCATAAATCTTAATGTCTCGGTGAGCAAGAGTGATCCTGCAATATTTTACTGGCATCATGGTCAACAATTATCAGGAGTAATGGCCacacatgttgatgatttttgTTGGGGCGGGAATGAGGATTTCATCGAAAATGTTATAGAACCTTTACAGAGAGTGTTTCTTGTTGGATCTGAATGTTCAACTGTATTTCCTTATCTTGGATTAAGCTTGAACCAGCACAGTGATTTTACCATTCAAATCAACCAAAATGCATATGTTGAGGAAATTGAACCTAttgaaatagaaaaagaaagaatggGAAAGAAGAATTATCCACTGAATGAAAATGAGATCAGGGAATTCAGAGCTTTAATAGGACGGCTGTGCTGGTTAAGTAGACAGACCAGACCCGATATCAAGTCTGTGAATTAG
- the LOC130654296 gene encoding mitochondrial inner membrane protease ATP23 homolog isoform X2, whose amino-acid sequence MPSYQNQEHINCMKKANVACKFSGPVQFMLSQLKALGCEISLENKRLLCEPCDSKLFGGFDPDAKEVILCENNLSSQEQYNTILTHELVHAYDVCRVKYDTNNLRHLACSEIRAANLSGDCSFWKEKPTSVKAHYQVARAGKSGKTVSHNVTVFVQTSGLA is encoded by the exons ATGCCTTCTTATCAAAATCAAGAACATATAAATTGTATGAAAAAGGCTAATGTGGCATGCAAATTTT CTGGACCAGTTCAATTTATGTTGAGTCAGCTCAAAGCACTTGGATG TGAAATTAGTTTGGAAAACAAAAGACTATTATGCGAACCATGTGATTCAAAACTGTTTGGTGGCTTCGACCCAGATGCTAAAGAG GTCATCCTGTGTGAAAACAATTTGTCATCTCAAGAACAATACAACACTATCCTGACACACGAGTTGGTACATGCATATGATGTGTGTCGTGTGAAGTATGACACGAATAATTTAAGACATCTAGCTTGTTCAGAG ATTCGCGCAGCAAATTTGAGTGGTGATTGTTCATTTTGGAAAGAGAAACCTACCTCTGTGAAAGCTCATTATCAG GTAGCACGTGCTGGAAAATCAGGGAAAACTGTATCTCACAATGTAACAGTTTTTGTGCAAACGTCAGG ACTTGCGTGA
- the LOC130654296 gene encoding mitochondrial inner membrane protease ATP23 homolog isoform X3, with protein sequence MLSQLKALGCEISLENKRLLCEPCDSKLFGGFDPDAKEVILCENNLSSQEQYNTILTHELVHAYDVCRVKYDTNNLRHLACSEIRAANLSGDCSFWKEKPTSVKAHYQTCVKRKAVESILCMKNISRGKAEQIVDSVFTECFKDTAPFSKIPLLK encoded by the exons ATGTTGAGTCAGCTCAAAGCACTTGGATG TGAAATTAGTTTGGAAAACAAAAGACTATTATGCGAACCATGTGATTCAAAACTGTTTGGTGGCTTCGACCCAGATGCTAAAGAG GTCATCCTGTGTGAAAACAATTTGTCATCTCAAGAACAATACAACACTATCCTGACACACGAGTTGGTACATGCATATGATGTGTGTCGTGTGAAGTATGACACGAATAATTTAAGACATCTAGCTTGTTCAGAG ATTCGCGCAGCAAATTTGAGTGGTGATTGTTCATTTTGGAAAGAGAAACCTACCTCTGTGAAAGCTCATTATCAG ACTTGCGTGAAACGAAAAGCAGTTGAAAGTATACTTTGCATGAAAAACATATCCAGAGGCAAGGCCGAGCAAATTGTAGACAGTGTGTTTACAGAGTGTTTCAAAGATACAGCCCCATTTTCAAAAATACCTCTATTGAAGTGA
- the LOC130654296 gene encoding mitochondrial inner membrane protease ATP23 homolog isoform X1 — protein sequence MPSYQNQEHINCMKKANVACKFSGPVQFMLSQLKALGCEISLENKRLLCEPCDSKLFGGFDPDAKEVILCENNLSSQEQYNTILTHELVHAYDVCRVKYDTNNLRHLACSEIRAANLSGDCSFWKEKPTSVKAHYQTCVKRKAVESILCMKNISRGKAEQIVDSVFTECFKDTAPFSKIPLLK from the exons ATGCCTTCTTATCAAAATCAAGAACATATAAATTGTATGAAAAAGGCTAATGTGGCATGCAAATTTT CTGGACCAGTTCAATTTATGTTGAGTCAGCTCAAAGCACTTGGATG TGAAATTAGTTTGGAAAACAAAAGACTATTATGCGAACCATGTGATTCAAAACTGTTTGGTGGCTTCGACCCAGATGCTAAAGAG GTCATCCTGTGTGAAAACAATTTGTCATCTCAAGAACAATACAACACTATCCTGACACACGAGTTGGTACATGCATATGATGTGTGTCGTGTGAAGTATGACACGAATAATTTAAGACATCTAGCTTGTTCAGAG ATTCGCGCAGCAAATTTGAGTGGTGATTGTTCATTTTGGAAAGAGAAACCTACCTCTGTGAAAGCTCATTATCAG ACTTGCGTGAAACGAAAAGCAGTTGAAAGTATACTTTGCATGAAAAACATATCCAGAGGCAAGGCCGAGCAAATTGTAGACAGTGTGTTTACAGAGTGTTTCAAAGATACAGCCCCATTTTCAAAAATACCTCTATTGAAGTGA
- the LOC130654286 gene encoding sodium-dependent neutral amino acid transporter B(0)AT1-like, translating to MSWEKLNRFILKTWKKDNDSEAVQLTPKEDENEEKKRGSWGNKVEFILASIGIAVGLGNIWRFPYLCQKNGGGAFLIPYFTMMIIEGIPLFYIEYAVGQRFKRSAIGCWSSIHPALKGVGISCLVTSMFLCIYYIIVIAWCFHYLFASFSSKLPWRLENCPAYNEYKNLSDSCHSNKSVTDCSAMRNFSSCCVHDPQLHYFYTKVLHVSPSLDDVGEGVQYKLFGCLFAAWLICYICIVKGVQSTGKAAYFTATFPYLILIILLVYGLTLEGAEIGLKALFKPDFKKVLEPEIWLDAAVQMFFTLSLGFGALISFASYMPIKNNCVRDAYTVVLINCATSLFSAIVVFSILGHRAYRLGGEVDKIGGGPGLVFITFCDAFLQMPVSPLWSILFFIMLILLGIGSEFGTLEGFITPFYDMNWVKIPREIFTGVVAAIMFLVGISFVSSPGYYLFQLFDEYSVSFGLVVIAFFQTIAISWVYGTDRFADDIEYMTGKRPYLFWMICWKYISPVAIFIIFVANCHQQITKGATYMAYVGCAQQLISFSPFGSGVEGSIKKVSHSTWAQIFITVIILSAVSPIFIYLIKDLVQNPTKWREGFRKKFCTLAEYHPDPSIVDRSRRKSPEEIEIDIRKKLNEA from the exons ATGTCTTGGGAAAAACTAAACAGATTCATACTAAAAACGTGGAAAaaag ATAATGATTCCGAAGCAGTGCAGCTAACACCaaaagaagatgaaaatgaGGAGAAAAAACGAGGATCGTGGGGAAATAAAGTGGAATTTATCCTAGCATCTATCGGAATAGCTGTTGGTTTAGGAAATATATGGAGGTTTCCTTACTTGTGTCAGAAAAACGGAGGAG GTGCTTTCCTTATACCCTACTTCACGATGATGATCATAGAAGGAATTCCGCTCTTCTACATTGAGTACGCTGTTGGACAGCGTTTTAAAAGAAGTGCAATAGGATGTTGGAGCAGTATCCACCCCGCGCTGAAGGGTGTTGGTATTTCGTGTTTAGTGACTTCTATGTTTTTGTGCATTTATTACATCATAGTAATTGCATGGTGTTTTCACTATCTTTTTGCCTCGTTTTCCTCAAAGCTGCCATGGAGGCTGGAGAATTGTCCAGC ATATAACGAGTACAAGAATTTGTCGGACAGTTGCCATAGTAATAAATCAGTAACGGACTGCTCTGCAATGAGGAACTTCTCCTCCTGTTGTGTACATGATCCTCAGTTACATTATTTCTACACAAAAGTATTACACGTCTCACCTTCTCTTGATGATGTTGGAGAAGGAGTGCAGTATAAACTGTTTGGCTGTCTTTTTGCTGCTTGGTTGATATGTTATATATGCATCGTGAAAGGGGTTCAATCCACAGGGAAG GCTGCGTATTTCACAGCTACATTTCCATACCTTATATTGATTATCCTATTGGTATATGGGCTAACTCTGGAAGGAGCGGAAATTGGCTTGAAAGCTTTGTTTAAACCCGat TTCAAAAAGGTCTTGGAGCCGGAAATCTGGTTGGACGCAGCAGTTCAAATGTTTTTTACGTTGAGTTTGGGATTTGGTGCATTGATCTCTTTCGCTAGTTACATGCCTATAAAAAACAACTGCGTGAGAGATGCCTACACCGTTGTCTTGATCAATTGCGCTACTTCACTTTTCTCTGCAATAGTTGTTTTCTCTATATTGGGACATCGAGCATATCGGCTTGGTGGAGAAGTTGATAAG ATTGGTGGTGGACCTGGtcttgtttttataaccttttgcGACGCATTTCTTCAAATGCCTGTATCACCACTTTGGTCTATTCTGTTTTTCATCATGTTGATTCTGTTGGGCATTGGTTCAGAATTTGGTACACTTGAAGGTTTTATCACACCATTCTATGATATGAATTGGGTGAAAATTCCAAGAGAGATTTTCACAG GTGTTGTTGCAGCCATCATGTTTTTGGTTGGGATAAGTTTTGTTTCGTCACCTGGATATTATCTCTTTCAACTTTTTGATGAATACTCTGTCTCATTTGGTTTAGTCGTCATAGCGTTTTTCCAAACAATAGCTATCTCGTGGGTGTATGGTACTGACAG atttGCTGATGATATTGAGTATATGACAGGAAAACGACCTTATCTGTTTTGGATGATTTGTTGGAAATATATCTCACCAGTAGCTatctttataatttttgttgcaaaTTGTCATCAACAAATAACAAAGGGAGCAACATATATGGCTTACGTTGGATGTGCACAACAATTG ATTTCATTTTCACCATTTGGAAGTGGCGTTGAAGggtcaataaaaaaagtttcacaCAGTACGTGGGCGCAAATCTTTATTACAGTGATAATCCTGTCTGCAGTGAGcccaatttttatatatttaatcaaAGATTTAGTACAAAATCCAACAAAGTGGAGAGAGGGGTTTCGTAAGAAGTTTTGTACTTTGGCCGAATACCATCCCGATCCAAGCATAGTTGATCGAAGTCGAAGAAAATCACCAGAAGAGATTGAAATAGATATAAGGAAAAAACTTAATGAGGCTTGA